In Eubacteriales bacterium mix99, the DNA window TCCCGGCTGGGACGAGCCGCTGCCGTTCTCACGGTACACGATGGCACCCTTCCCGGTCGACGCCCTCCCGGAGCCCATCGCCAATTATGTGAAGGCCGTCGCGGAAAGCACGCAGACCTCTGTCGACATGGCAGGCTCGATCGCCATATCCGTTCTCTCGACCTGCCTTCAGAAGAAGTACCGGATTCAGGGCAAATCCGACTGGGTGGAACCGCTCAACACCTATGTGATCGTCATCGCCCCTCCGTCCGAGAGAAAGTCATCGGTCCTGCATCTCATGCTGCAGCCAGTCAACGACTACGAGGTCGAATACAACAAGACCAACGCTGCTGCGGTCGAGGCCGGACGCATGCAGAAGCGCGTGCTGGAGCGCAGGCAGAAGGCCCTCGAGGAGAAGGTCGCAAAAGGCACCGCCGACCCGGAGGAACTGGAGCGCATCGCACAGGAGGTCGCCGACTTCGAGGAGACAAACCCGCTGCAGCTCTACGTGGACGACATCACAACCGAGAAGCTCGTCTCCGTCATCGCAAGCAACCACGGACACGCCTCCCTGATCTCCAGTGAGGGCGGGATCTTCGACACCCTGTCCGGCATCTACACGCGGAACGTGAATATCGACGTCATGCTGAAAGGCTACTCGGGAGACACGATCCGCGTCGACCGAATCGGCAGGGACAGCGAAAGCATCATGGACCCGGCGCTCACCATCCTCCTGATGGCGCAGCCGAACGTCGTCTCCGCGGTCCTCAGCAACACGACCTTCCGCGGACGAGGCCTCACCGCAAGGTTCCTCTACAGCATGCCGGTCTCCAGCGTGGGAAGCAGACGATACCGGAGCGAGGCCGTGACCGACGGCATCTACCGCGCCTACGAGCGTCTGGTCGTAAACCTCCTGGACGACGAGTATCCGGAGAAGCCGCAAATCATAACACTCTCTCAGGAAGCGGACCAGGAGCTCGAGTCATTCGCGAACTGGCTGGAGCCGAAGCTCACGACCGACTATGCGGAGATGGCCGACTGGGCGGGAAAGCTCGTCGGCAACGTGCTGCGCATGTCCGGTCTCCTGTGCCGGGCTGGCATCTACCAGAGCCACGACTTCCTTGGCACCCACGGAGCGCTGACGGTCTCCGGCAAGACGATAGCCGACGCTATCCGGCTGGGCCGCTACTTCCTGAACCACGCGCAGGCCGCCTACTCCGTACTGCCGGAGGATGCGATGTACCGAAACGCGGACATGATCCTGCAGCGGATCAAGGAGCAAAAGCTCACCGCTTTTGACCGGCG includes these proteins:
- a CDS encoding DUF3987 domain-containing protein, with amino-acid sequence MFTIYTSDAYQQESNCVYSHPVEVVDEASFKRAVSHDHVCAKYRNNYRGNDNFISSDCLPVDCDNDHSDDPAGWKTPADIRKALPGVFFAVHYSRHNNRPKDGKSARPRFHLFFQIDPMTGYEAYAALKQLLHEIFPYLDANALDAARFLYGTRDPKVEFHPGGKTLTDFLYGDEFDKDMPGGYEKQATIPEGSRNTTMFRWAVRSMKRYGDTEESKNAYFTEAEKCQPPLSTDELNHIWKSAQKYYAKIASQPGYVSPQEYNNPNPGWDEPLPFSRYTMAPFPVDALPEPIANYVKAVAESTQTSVDMAGSIAISVLSTCLQKKYRIQGKSDWVEPLNTYVIVIAPPSERKSSVLHLMLQPVNDYEVEYNKTNAAAVEAGRMQKRVLERRQKALEEKVAKGTADPEELERIAQEVADFEETNPLQLYVDDITTEKLVSVIASNHGHASLISSEGGIFDTLSGIYTRNVNIDVMLKGYSGDTIRVDRIGRDSESIMDPALTILLMAQPNVVSAVLSNTTFRGRGLTARFLYSMPVSSVGSRRYRSEAVTDGIYRAYERLVVNLLDDEYPEKPQIITLSQEADQELESFANWLEPKLTTDYAEMADWAGKLVGNVLRMSGLLCRAGIYQSHDFLGTHGALTVSGKTIADAIRLGRYFLNHAQAAYSVLPEDAMYRNADMILQRIKEQKLTAFDRRAAMRMCRTFKTVDSIQPVLDFLEDYGYIAQKPQKYSGTGRPPLPKYAVNPKFHEK